The following nucleotide sequence is from Longimicrobiales bacterium.
ACACGACCGACTTCGCCGCCGTCGACGCCACCGTGAGTTCGACGATGGATCGCTTTCAACAGATTGACGGAATGGCCTTGTGCGTGGGAAGCCTGATGCTCAAGCCTGCTCACATGACGAGGCCCGACGAGTGGCTGACTACGCTTCACACCAACCTGACGAGCGCCTTCGCCGCTCTGCGTGCTATCGCCCGACCCATGATGAAAGCGAAGCGAGGAAGTGTGGTATTCGTCTCGACGGCCGCGGCATCAATCGGGCTTCCGAACCACGAAGCGATCGCCGCCGCTAAGGGTGGCGTCGACGCGCTCGTCCGCTCTGCCGCCGCGACGTACGGTCGAGCAGGGATTCGAGTGAACGCCGTGGCCCCCGGCCTGGTCGACACCCCACTCACGGCCCGAATCACGAGCAGCAACGCCGCCCGGTCGTCTTCGGAAGCGATGCACGCTCTTGGTCGCCTGGGC
It contains:
- a CDS encoding SDR family oxidoreductase; the encoded protein is MSTSPPTYLIFGAYGGIGSALARTLHAQGARLALSGRDPERLGALADQLNAFSVVADTTDFAAVDATVSSTMDRFQQIDGMALCVGSLMLKPAHMTRPDEWLTTLHTNLTSAFAALRAIARPMMKAKRGSVVFVSTAAASIGLPNHEAIAAAKGGVDALVRSAAATYGRAGIRVNAVAPGLVDTPLTARITSSNAARSSSEAMHALGRLGTAEEVAESIRWLLSDDAGWVTGQTLGVDGGLSTVRSA